TTCCGGCTGGCGCTGCACATGCCAGAAGTGCTGCAGACCGAAAGCACCGATGACAGAACCGAAGACGTGACCTGGGAACAGGTAGGCCCACTTTTGCAGGAGGCCATTGACAACTTCAACACGTTCAGGGCAGATGAAGGCAAGGCCTTGACCACAGAGATTATCTCGTACATTGACCGCATCAGAATTCTGCTGGCCGAAGTGGACAAGCATGACCCGGCCCGGGTGGAGCACATCAGGCAGCGCATACAGGGGCATTTGCAGGAAATCAGCAGCTCAGAGACGTTCAACCAGAACCGCTTTGAGCAGGAGATGATCTACTTTATTGAAAAGCTGGACATTGCCGAGGAAAAAGTTCGTCTGGTGAACCACCTGCACTATTTCACAGAAACCGTGTACCTGCCTGAACCAACCGGCAAGAAGCTGGGTTTTATAGCGCAAGAGATTGGCCGCGAGATCAATACCATCGGGTCCAAAGCCAATGATGCCACCATTCAGCGGTTGGTGGTGGAGATGAAAGAAGAGCTGGAGAAAATCAAAGAGCAGCTCAACAACATTCTGTAACCCACGCCGGTCAATCTATGTCCTTTTACCTTTACCCTTTAGAAGTACCTTCATGTTTCGTCAAGTAATAGCCGTTTTGTTGCTGATAGGCCTGAGCGCGTTTTCAAGTTTTGCGCAGGAGCGTTGCGGCACCATGGCGCAGGTAAAACAGCTGGAAAAGCAGCGCCCCAACTTGCGGCGGCAGTTGCAGGAGCAGGCCCGCCTAGCCCAGCGCCGTGACGTGAAAGACCTTTCCCAGGCCAAAACGTTGTCGTCGGTGGTTACCATTTCAGTGGTGGTGCATGTGCTGTACAATACCTCTGGCCAAAACATTTCAGACGCCCAGATTCAGTCACAGATTGCAGTGCTTAACAAAGACTTCCGGAGAGCCAACACAGACGCCGGCAACACCCCGGCCATGTTCAGCGGCCTGGCCGCCGATGCCGAGATAGAGTTCTGCCTGGCCCAGCGCACCCCGGAAGGCGCGCCCACCAACGGCATTACCCGCACCCAGACCAACAAGGCAGATTTTGCCTTTGGGGAGCAGATGAAATTCAATTCCAGCGGTGGTAAAAATGCCTGGGACACCAAACAATACCTCAACATCTGGGTAGTGAAATTCAATGCAGACGAAGAATTGCTGGGTTTCGCGCAGTTCCCAAATTCCGGTCCCGCCACTACAGACGGCGTAGTGATTGACTACCGCTACTTCGGGACGCAGAACACCGTGCGCCCGTACAACCTGGGACGTACCACCACCCACGAAGTTGGTCACTGGCTCAACCTGTTCCATATCTGGGGCGATGACGAGTGCGGCGATGACCAGGTAGAGGACACGCCCACCCAGGAAGCCGAGAACACGGGTTGCCCCACGTTCCCCAGCGCCAGCTGCTCCAACTCCGGTGACATGTTCATGAACTACATGGACTACACCAATGATGCCTGCATGAACCTGTTCACCAAGGGCCAGAAAAATGTGATGCAAGGCGCCATTAGCAGATGGCGGCCGGGTTTGCTCACCTCCAAAGGTTGCCAACCCATACAGGTACCGGCGCTTGATGCCGCGTTGGTAGAAATAGAAACGGCCTCCAAAGTTTTCTGCACCAGCGCGTTTACGCCCACCCTGCAACTCCGCAACCGTGGTTCACAAGCCTTGACCACTGCCCAGATTCAGTTCAAGATTGACAACGGGCCGGCCCAAACCTATACCTGGACCGGGAACCTTCCTTCTTTCCAGGGAATTAACCTTACTTTGCCAGAACAGAATGTAGCCGCGGGAACCCATGCCGTGACGTTTTCCATTGTGAGCAGAAACAACAGCGCCACAGACGGTGATGCCACCAATGACGCGCTTACGTTCTCGTTCCAGTCACAGGGCGTTGGCTTGCCGCTGGTTGAAGGCTTTGAAGGAAACGTGTTCCCGCCGGC
This region of Rufibacter sp. LB8 genomic DNA includes:
- a CDS encoding YicC/YloC family endoribonuclease, yielding MLLSMTGFGSAKVDTETSAISIELKSLNSKSMDLSLRMPRSLSDKELEIRNMITRSLVRGKVNLTIEVGRNKTSGTRSRINVELLNAYYKDLQDAAFNLGANSPDLFRLALHMPEVLQTESTDDRTEDVTWEQVGPLLQEAIDNFNTFRADEGKALTTEIISYIDRIRILLAEVDKHDPARVEHIRQRIQGHLQEISSSETFNQNRFEQEMIYFIEKLDIAEEKVRLVNHLHYFTETVYLPEPTGKKLGFIAQEIGREINTIGSKANDATIQRLVVEMKEELEKIKEQLNNIL
- a CDS encoding M43 family zinc metalloprotease, yielding MFRQVIAVLLLIGLSAFSSFAQERCGTMAQVKQLEKQRPNLRRQLQEQARLAQRRDVKDLSQAKTLSSVVTISVVVHVLYNTSGQNISDAQIQSQIAVLNKDFRRANTDAGNTPAMFSGLAADAEIEFCLAQRTPEGAPTNGITRTQTNKADFAFGEQMKFNSSGGKNAWDTKQYLNIWVVKFNADEELLGFAQFPNSGPATTDGVVIDYRYFGTQNTVRPYNLGRTTTHEVGHWLNLFHIWGDDECGDDQVEDTPTQEAENTGCPTFPSASCSNSGDMFMNYMDYTNDACMNLFTKGQKNVMQGAISRWRPGLLTSKGCQPIQVPALDAALVEIETASKVFCTSAFTPTLQLRNRGSQALTTAQIQFKIDNGPAQTYTWTGNLPSFQGINLTLPEQNVAAGTHAVTFSIVSRNNSATDGDATNDALTFSFQSQGVGLPLVEGFEGNVFPPAGWQVNNPDFSITWQKTNRAAKSGTFSAVMDNLNYEDTGQADELVLPPLDLTSQTSPKLTFQMAYSLYSATGYSDTLEVLVSTDCGATYQQVYKKAGRDLVTVSPIYREIEFVPTNGQWRQETIDLSQFASSATARIKFRHVTDFENNLYLDDVKVEGQPLSAQEESAQRAVQVAPNPTTGNIQIESPEAAVKSIQVFDAVGKVVQELTPANRVAGQPITLSLQNQANGLYLVRVQTDKGVVIRRIVLAK